Within the Clostridia bacterium genome, the region CGCCGGAGGCTGATGCGGCCGCTTTTCCCCAAGGCTTGCTTAAGCTCGTCCTCAAAAGAAACGTAGGAACGCTTGTAACCGGGCGTATTAACATTGGCAATATTGTGGGAAATAACTTGCTGTCTCAAGCTGTAGGTATCCAAAGCCTTTTCCAGCGCCAGCAGTGCGGTATCGGAAAACAACCCTGACATGTCGACGCAAGCCTCCTCGGGTTCTTTGTCACATAATTGGCAATTGCACCAAGACACAATGCGAGTAGGGTTTTGGTAAGATTCAACAATCTCATGGAAAACTCCTTTAACTTGTTATCACTTTTTTGTGGAAAAAAGTCCTATTTCACTTCAGGACGGGTCCCAACACCTTTGGTGCCGGCACCGGCGCTTCCCCGGACGGGACTCTCATGGCCATGAAAAAAGGACCTGGCATATACCGGTCCTCTATTTTGTGGGACAGCCTTATATTTATTAATTGTACACGCGATTTGCAAGAATTGCCCGGCGCACCGGTGAAATCTTGTTTATTTGGAAGCTGCTGCTTGGGCACTTCCTTTAGCCAGGCGCACGGCCTCCTGCCAGGTGTCCCTTAGCGATTCCACCAGTTCTTTTACTTCTAGGATGATTTTGACGTCCTTTTTCACGTTGGCTTCCACCAGGCGGCGATACATGAAATCGTAGAGAAGAAACAGATTCTCCCCGACTTCTCCTACGTCGCGATTCACATTAGACATCAGCTCGGCAATGATATTTTGAGCTTTGATCAGGTTCTGATGGGCTTCCGGAATGTTCCTCGCCTCGCAGGCCTGGGCGGCTTGGGTCAGGAAGCGTACCGCTCCTTCATAGAGCATCGCCACCAGTTTTTCCGGCGGTGCCGTCATCACTTGATTCTGCTGGTATGCTTGATAGGCTTGGGCTTGATACAAGTTTCTCCTCCCCTTCCCTTGCGAGTGCACTAGATTTGTTCATCCAAAAGAAAACCCTTATCTTTCAACGTCTTGCTTAACATGTGCCAGGCTTCGGCGAAACCGACAAACCGGAGGACTTTATTCTCCTCCAGGTCCCGGATCTCCACCATCTCCCTTTCACCGATCAAGACCAGAGCAAACCGGATGGGATAACCCGCCTTGTCCATTTCCCCATTCGCTGCTTCAATAAGCTCCGCCAGTTCCTCCCTGGTGCCTGTGGTACGCGGTTTAAACCATTCGCGCCTCTTTTTCCTTTCTTCCTTGTCCGCAACTTTAATGCTTTGGGTGTCCCGCACCACCTGCTTTGCGGTCTGATCCTTCACCTGCTGCAAATGAGCCGGTTCAATGCCCGGGATTTTCTGCAACATCCCTCCCACCCCGCATTAGCTATTTTTTCCGGTCCACGAAGATACCTTCCACCGCCAGCTCTTTCTTATAGATATTGATCAGGTGATCTACTTCCCGCAATTCCTTCATCTGCTCCACTACCGCCGTGCGCTGTTTGATGAGCTCGCCGATCATCTCCTTGTGCAGCTGTTTCATCTCGGTAATGAGCCACTTTTGCTCTTCCGTCAAGGGCACCCGGCTGCTGTCTTGCTCAAACACCGGCCCCACCAATTCCCGCAAGCGGGCGTCCACCGCATCAATTTTGGCCATCAGGTCCGCCGTTCTTTGGGTCAAGGTCTCCAGCCGTTTCATGTTTTTTTCCAGGATGGCCACCTTTTCTTCTTTCACCTGGCTGTGCAGTTCTTTCAGCAATTCCGTTTTGATTTGCTGCAATTCTTCTTTCTCGGAAATGCCCGGTTTAAGATCATCCATGTAACCTACCGTCTCCCATCCCTAAAGTTCACACCCGTTCATCCACCAGGATGCCGGCCAGCTCCCACATTTTAGCAATCAAGTCCAGTATCTTCTCCGGGGGGATTTCCCGGATCAGTTCCCCCGTTTCCCGGTCGATGACTTTGACCATGATTTCCCTGGTTTGTTCATGAATGGAGAATTCAAATTGAGTGTAAACACCTTCCAAGGACTTATTGGCACGCTCGATGGCCTTGATGACTTCCGCTTCACTGATAACTCCCTTTTCTTCCTGGGCTGCTAACTGGTTCTGGTATCCCGCACCTTCCCCTGTCTTAGGGTCAGATGGCAATGTGTCACTACCCCGCTTGGGTTTATTCACGACAACACTGACCACTTCATTCTTGCCGATATTACCGCCGGGTATAACTTGCATTTCTCTCCCTCCTAAGTCAAGGACTGATGGATTAGTTTCCGGTGATTATCCTTGGCCACCGAACTGCATCGCCAGCCAAGCCGCTTGGGCGTTCATCCGGTTAATGGCTTTCTCCAAAGCGGTAAATTGCGCCCAGTACTGGTTTTCCTTGCGCAGCATCTGCTGCTGGAAAACGTATATGCGGTCATTGAGCTTGCTCATGTCCTTTTGGAGCATACTGATACTTCCATACTTTGAAACAAAGTCCAGCAGCATCCTGCTGTCAACACTCCGGTATAAAGCGGCATCGTTACCGTGACCGGCTTTGTTGATGATCTGCTTCATACCTTCGATGAGGTCACTGTAAATCCGGTTGACCACACCCGTTTCGCTCCGCTGCTTGCTGTCTTCCGTTTCGGAGCCGGGCTGGGCAAACAATAAGTCCAGCACAGAACCCACATCATTCTTGATGGCTTCTTTCAGTTTGTATTCATCAATGACCAGCTTGCCTCCCATGGAGCCGGCCACGTATCGTTCCGTCGTAATGCCGATACTGGTAAGATGTTTGCCGTTAACGGACTCGTACAGGCCGGAACGAAGCTGCTGGGCAATCCGGCTTAGGTAAATATCCCGGTTAAGCAAGCCGCTTTTGGCCTTTTCCTCCCACAGCTCGATTTCCTTTTCGGACATGGCCTCTTTTTGTTCTTTGGTCAAGGGCTGGTAATCCCGGTAGACTTTTTCGGTGAGCAAGCTGTTAATCTTATCAACCAGTTCATTATACTGGTTTACGAAATCAACGATTTTCTGGTAAACGCCTTCCACATCGGTATCCACCGTAACGGTCACAGTACCGGTATCTTTAATTGTAAAGTCAATATTGTTCAAGGAAAACTGGTTTGAGGAGAAACTAAACTCAAGTTCATTGTTTCCCACTTTCATCACGATCTTGGCATCCTGACCAGGGGTCTCCTGCCATCCGATATCCTGAAAGAAACTATCCCCGCCGCTTCTGGCAACATTCACTGCACTGCCCGTTTTGGTAGCTTGCATAACAAAATAACCTTTTCCCGTCCCGGCGTCGCTCACTATGAACTGAGCCGTGATGCCTACATTTGCCTTGGTGATCGCTTCAGCAATAGCTGATAGTTTAGGCTCCACTTGTATACTGTTACCGCCGATAGTAACCGTAACCATATCTTCACTATCCGTCGGCTTCAAAGAAATTGTAGTCTCCGTGCCATCAACGGTAACCTGGAGTATTACCTCGTCGCCTAATTTGGTTAAGTCTACATCATCAGTTACTTCCTTACTGGCCGCCGACCAGCTAGTAGCCAATTGCTGTACCTCGAAAGTATAATTGCCGCTTACAGCATTAGTTTTCGCTTGGGCCTTAAGAACCGCCTCATTACTCGACGTGGCCGATTTCACCCAGGTCAAACTGCTCACGGACTGCTTGATGAGCCCGCTGGAACCGGCCCGGGCCAGGCCCAGGGCTTTTTGGGTTTCCAAAATAAAATTGGCGAAGGTTTTGTTAATACTGTTGTATGCCTCCTGCAGCCACTGGATTCTGGTCTTTTGCTGCTCCAATTTATCTAGTTTCAGCTGCTCCACTTTCATCAGGTCTTTCACAATGCTTTCCAAATCCATACCCGTGGCTAAACCGCCCACCCGCAGGTTACTCATATCGAAAGCCCTCCTTTTTGATGCAGGGGAAACTGCTTCCTGTTAAAATAAATATCGGCTGTCATGAGAAAACACTTAATATCTCCGTCAGAAAATACGACCGGTTAGCAGGCCAATCCATCTACTCTCTTCAACTACTGCTCCATGACGTACTGTCTCTACACGTCCAGCCCCCACGTTACAAAACAAGATGAACCACAATACAGTTAACAATGAAGATACGGCACCGTCGCCGGCGTTATCATGAGGCACAGTCCCGGTCACAGGTTAGAGATTTTGGCAAGAAGACTAGTATCGGCTGCAGGAATTAGTGTCAACCCAGGCAGGAAATGAGGCAATCCATCAAGAAAACCAAAACACAGTTCTGAAGGAAGGGAAGTGAAATGATGGGGCCCATCTTTGCCGAGCTTTTAAATAAAATGGGATTTATCATTCTCTGTGCTTATCTCCTGAGCCGCCTGCCGCAGATGAAAAGGGTGATGCTGAAAAGCAAAATCAACTGGCAGGAAACCATTTTGTTATCCGTGGCTTTTGGCATCATCGGCATCCTGGGCACTTATTTCGGCATTCCCGTGCAAGGGGCCATCGCCAACTCCCGGGTGGTGGGGGTGCTGGCCGGGGCTCTTCTGGCCGGCCCCTGGGTAGGGTTCGGCGCGGGGCTTCTGGCAGGCGGGCACCGGTTTTTGATTGACATCGGCGGCTTTACCGCCCTGGCCTGCGGGCTTTCCACCTTCACCGAAGGCATCTTAGGCGGCATTTTCTATATGTTGTATAAAGGGCGGCAGCCCAAATGGTACGACGCCTTCTATATCGGCCTCATCGCGGAAATGATGCAAATGGGCATTATTCTTTTGGTCGCCAAACCTTTTTCCGCGGCCCTGGAACTGGTGAAAGTCATCTGGCTGCCCATGGTGACGGTCAACGCTTTAGGGGTAGCCTTAATGGTGGCCATTATCCAGAGCATTTACCAGGAAAAGGACCGCATCGGCGCTCATGCGGCGCAAATCGCCCTGAAAATCGCCAACCAGACCCTGCCCTATTTTCGTAAGGGCTTAACGCCGGAAACAGCTTTACAAGCGGCGAAGATCATCATGAACTCCGTCCCGGTGGATGCGGTGGCCATCACCGACACGGAACGCACTTTAGCCCACGTGGGCATCGGCCATGACCACCACCGCCCCAACCAGCCCATCATGACCAGACTCACCACTAAAGTACTAAGAGGGGACCAGCATTTCGTGGCCAACAGCCGGGCGGAAATCGGCTGCCCCTTTCCCGGCTGCCCCCTGGGCTCCGCCGTGACGGTGCCGTTAAAAGAAAAAGACCGCATCATCGGGGCCCTGAAACTCTACCGCGCGGAAGAGCAAAAAATCACAACGGTAGACGTCGAACTTACCCTGGGCTTGGCCCAGCTGTTTTCCACCCAGCTGGAGCTGGCCCGGATCGAATACCAGGCGAGTTTATTGAATAAAGCTGAACTGAAAGCACTACAAGCCCAAATCAATCCCCACTTTCTGTTTAATGCCCTGAATACCATCACTTCTCTCGTTCGTTCCGATCCGGAAAAAGCCCGGCACCTTTTGGTCAGTTTAGGGGATTTCTTCCGCAACAACCTGCAGCAGGCGGAAGACCTGGTGCCTCTCCACCGGGAACTGCAGCACGTCCGCTCCTACGTGGCTTTGGAAGAAGCCCGTTTTGGGGACAAATTGAAGGTGATCTTCGATATCGACCCCTCCTTCTCATGCTACCTGCCTCCTTTCACCCTGCAGCCCCTGGTGGAAAACGCCATTAAGCACGGGCTCTTGCCGAAAAAGCACGGGGGCACCGTCACCGTCTGCGGCACGAAGGATAAACACGGCTATTTGATCAAAGTCATCGACAACGGCGTCGGCATCGAACCGAACCGCATCAAAAAGCTCCTTTCGGAAAACGGCGTGACCGGTTGTATCGGTATTGCCAACGTGAACAACCGGCTGAAAAACGTCTTCGGCCCGGAATGCGGGTTGCAAATCAACAGCAATTTCGGGCAGGGAACGGAGGTGGTACTGCGCATTCCGAAAAACTTTACGGAGGTGAGCAAGGTTGTATAAAGCCTTTGTGGTCGATGACGAGAAGCCCTCCCGGGATGAACTGGTGTACCTGTTGAAACAGGTGGAGGACATCACGGTGATCGGTGAGGCCGGCTCCGGCGAAGACGCCCTCGATGAGATAATCCAAAAACGGCCGGACATCGTGTTCTTGGACATCGAGCTCCACGACATGAACGGGCTGGAGCTGGCGGAACAAGTTCTCTCCGTGTACAACCCCCATATTGTCTTCGCCACGGCTTACGACGCCTATGCCATCAAGGCCTTTGAACTGCAAGCCCTGGACTATCTATTGAAGCCCTTTTCCGCCCAAAGGCTCAGCGCCACCATCAACCGGCTGCGGCAGATGAGTGAACCGGATGAAAAGCAACTGGCCAAAATCCTGGATCTCTTGGAGAGAAAACAGCACAAGGAATCTTCCAAAATCCCCATTAACCGGGACGGCAAGATCCTGCTCTTGCCCAAAGACAAGATCGTCTTCGTGGAAACCCAGGAGCGAAACTGCGTCGTCCACAGTGAAGCCGGCGAGTTCCATGTCCCCGGCAGCCTGAGCGATTGGGAAGTCAAGCTGCAGGGCTATCCCTTTTTCCGCGTCCACCGCAGTTTTATCATCAACCTGGATAAAGTGAAGGAAGTCATTCCCTGGTTTCAAAACACTTACCAGGTGGTCATGGACGGGTATGAGAGCACCCCTCTCCCGGTAGGGAGAAACAAGATTGCCTTGCTGAAAGAGTTTCTTAATCTGTAATATTTCGCGGCACTGGCGAACAAACAAGCAATACTGCAGTTTATCCCCTTGTTTTTGCAGTTTCT harbors:
- the fliS gene encoding flagellar export chaperone FliS yields the protein MYQAQAYQAYQQNQVMTAPPEKLVAMLYEGAVRFLTQAAQACEARNIPEAHQNLIKAQNIIAELMSNVNRDVGEVGENLFLLYDFMYRRLVEANVKKDVKIILEVKELVESLRDTWQEAVRLAKGSAQAAASK
- the fliD gene encoding flagellar filament capping protein FliD, with the translated sequence MSNLRVGGLATGMDLESIVKDLMKVEQLKLDKLEQQKTRIQWLQEAYNSINKTFANFILETQKALGLARAGSSGLIKQSVSSLTWVKSATSSNEAVLKAQAKTNAVSGNYTFEVQQLATSWSAASKEVTDDVDLTKLGDEVILQVTVDGTETTISLKPTDSEDMVTVTIGGNSIQVEPKLSAIAEAITKANVGITAQFIVSDAGTGKGYFVMQATKTGSAVNVARSGGDSFFQDIGWQETPGQDAKIVMKVGNNELEFSFSSNQFSLNNIDFTIKDTGTVTVTVDTDVEGVYQKIVDFVNQYNELVDKINSLLTEKVYRDYQPLTKEQKEAMSEKEIELWEEKAKSGLLNRDIYLSRIAQQLRSGLYESVNGKHLTSIGITTERYVAGSMGGKLVIDEYKLKEAIKNDVGSVLDLLFAQPGSETEDSKQRSETGVVNRIYSDLIEGMKQIINKAGHGNDAALYRSVDSRMLLDFVSKYGSISMLQKDMSKLNDRIYVFQQQMLRKENQYWAQFTALEKAINRMNAQAAWLAMQFGGQG
- a CDS encoding flagellar protein FlaG, producing the protein MQVIPGGNIGKNEVVSVVVNKPKRGSDTLPSDPKTGEGAGYQNQLAAQEEKGVISEAEVIKAIERANKSLEGVYTQFEFSIHEQTREIMVKVIDRETGELIREIPPEKILDLIAKMWELAGILVDERV
- a CDS encoding response regulator transcription factor, with the translated sequence MYKAFVVDDEKPSRDELVYLLKQVEDITVIGEAGSGEDALDEIIQKRPDIVFLDIELHDMNGLELAEQVLSVYNPHIVFATAYDAYAIKAFELQALDYLLKPFSAQRLSATINRLRQMSEPDEKQLAKILDLLERKQHKESSKIPINRDGKILLLPKDKIVFVETQERNCVVHSEAGEFHVPGSLSDWEVKLQGYPFFRVHRSFIINLDKVKEVIPWFQNTYQVVMDGYESTPLPVGRNKIALLKEFLNL
- a CDS encoding sensor histidine kinase; this encodes MMGPIFAELLNKMGFIILCAYLLSRLPQMKRVMLKSKINWQETILLSVAFGIIGILGTYFGIPVQGAIANSRVVGVLAGALLAGPWVGFGAGLLAGGHRFLIDIGGFTALACGLSTFTEGILGGIFYMLYKGRQPKWYDAFYIGLIAEMMQMGIILLVAKPFSAALELVKVIWLPMVTVNALGVALMVAIIQSIYQEKDRIGAHAAQIALKIANQTLPYFRKGLTPETALQAAKIIMNSVPVDAVAITDTERTLAHVGIGHDHHRPNQPIMTRLTTKVLRGDQHFVANSRAEIGCPFPGCPLGSAVTVPLKEKDRIIGALKLYRAEEQKITTVDVELTLGLAQLFSTQLELARIEYQASLLNKAELKALQAQINPHFLFNALNTITSLVRSDPEKARHLLVSLGDFFRNNLQQAEDLVPLHRELQHVRSYVALEEARFGDKLKVIFDIDPSFSCYLPPFTLQPLVENAIKHGLLPKKHGGTVTVCGTKDKHGYLIKVIDNGVGIEPNRIKKLLSENGVTGCIGIANVNNRLKNVFGPECGLQINSNFGQGTEVVLRIPKNFTEVSKVV